From the genome of Anopheles moucheti chromosome 3, idAnoMoucSN_F20_07, whole genome shotgun sequence, one region includes:
- the LOC128300171 gene encoding protein inturned: MNEESQVWTDDQSNASSDCSDSSCDSRSHEWGQYIVNNCLFFVKFDLVCHAKPVVFDDDLFFRNEYRRLSIRKKESILSRFGQKDKGKHKLFRVSVIDTTKKEHINGIQKDVIISIAPKKNVPLKEVLPLTETILGITTSLFPDGRKLMVDKIKDYSVFVKAKLVKSKDWIKSIDTEQVTVDNFESLLEGSTKIPTIVKISFFEMIEPDISNAIEIKITNFMDLIQSQETLFDKEDIQSMSNNDLIFSMIYISKEYTQNDELDVKFCYPTRENNYLFNSRGSFVTLHSIFNQSFGQQSIMTNLKIKNVLYYTTYTVLEDGILLLGFSSKYSSVFAVKQKSEQICRFLNALYRSGPTMFNKPIEQQTELMQLCEMIRHSIKANRNCDKFEKTFPQAHFIPLPKEIQLRIDDALGELEAMDYRNWNDDFVDLFCLLTVIGCALYYKQHLICTHLSGEYMMDIETMLKNLGVFEILTTTDVKNMAIWRKFYPKQYCEDGFHEKNDAYLMLVSIGNLLMVVVLEVPINTTHNKSFSRYVDEIQDMLSYFKSTGIENLIRIWIDSNRRPQCIPTNVGKQTGNDQASPHEERTQQIRSHDEESNASSSIKNQTLREEHNAEPEDDDDSDWGQSMDSSQRSSSFDITDLSENRCKEFSELIPTQLTTGLDNLLFYYVQLEVGDGYFLAPTINGANVKNDIVMNLFRKTCTLIHATFENTKKFRNLLSRESSKLNTQRSLVAIKEQGMLLSVPKDHGSGERVEFWVVGRLFHSPAKELYVCHRADAPQNMVELAFRICLTCAG, from the coding sequence ATGAATGAAGAATCCCAAGTATGGACAGACGATCAGTCGAACGCATCTTCCGATTGCAGCGATAGTAGCTGTGATTCGCGATCGCACGAATGGGGCCAGTACATCGTGAACAATTGTCTGTTTTTCGTGAAATTCGATCTGGTTTGCCACGCAAAACCCGTCGTCTTCGACGATGATCTGTTTTTCCGCAACGAATATCGCCGGCTGTCGATccggaaaaaggaaagcattCTGTCGCGATTTGGCCAAAAGGATAAGGGCAAACATAAGCTGTTCCGGGTGAGCGTTATCGATACGACGAAAAAGGAACACATTAACGGTATCCAGAAGGATGTTATCATCAGTATTGCGCCGAAGAAGAACGTTCCACTCAAGGAGGTTTTGCCGCTGACGGAAACCATACTGGGGATTACCACGAGCCTGTTTCCCGATGGCCGGAAGctgatggtggataagatcaAAGACTATTCAGTGTTTGTGAAGGCAAAACTTGTAAAATCGAAAGATTGGATAAAATCGATCGACACCGAGCAGGTGACGGTGGACAACTTCGAATCACTACTCGAAGGTTCAACGAAGATCCCGACTATCGTAAAAATTTCCTTCTTCGAAATGATCGAACCGGACATCAGCAATGCGATCGAGATCAAGATCACAAACTTTATGGATTTGATCCAGAGCCAGGAAACATTGTTCGACAAGGAAGACATACAGTCGATGAGCAATAACGATCTGATCTTTAGCATGATCTACATCTCGAAAGAGTACACACAAAACGATGAGCTGGACGTCAAGTTTTGCTACCCAACCCGGGAGAACAACTATCTGTTCAACTCTCGGGGCAGCTTCGTAACGTTACATTCCATTTTCAACCAATCGTTTGGTCAGCAATCGATCATGACGAATTTGAAGATCAAAAACGTTCTGTACTACACGACGTACACCGTGCTGGAGGATGGCATACTGCTGCTCGGGTTCAGCTCCAAGTACTCGTCGGTATTTGCCGTGAAGCAGAAAAGTGAGCAGATCTGTCGATTTTTAAACGCTCTTTATCGCTCCGGTCCAACCATGTTTAACAAACCAATCGAACAGCAAACGGAACTGATGCAGCTGTGCGAAATGATACGTCACTCGATCAAAGCGAACAGGAATTGCGATAAGTTCGAGAAAACGTTTCCGCAGGCCCACTTCATACCGCTGCCGAAAGAGATACAGCTGCGCATTGACGATGCGCTTGGTGAGCTGGAAGCGATGGATTATCGCAACTGGAATGACGATTTTGTCGATCTGTTCTGTCTGCTCACCGTGATCGGGTGTGCCCTGTACTACAAGCAGCATCTGATATGTACGCATCTGAGCGGCGAGTACATGATGGACATTGAGACGATGTTGAAAAATCTGGGCGTGTTCGAAATCCTCACCACAACGGATGTGAAAAATATGGCTATATGGAGAAAGTTTTACCCGAAGCAATACTGCGAGGATGGGTTCCATGAGAAGAATGATGCCTATCTGATGCTCGTGTCGATTGGCAAtctgctgatggtggtggtgctcgaAGTGCCAATCAATACGACTCACAACAAATCGTTTTCTCGTTACGTCGATGAAATACAGGACATGCTGAGTTACTTTAAATCGACCGGCATTGAAAATCTCATACGCATCTGGATCGATTCGAATAGACGTCCGCAATGCATTCCAACGAACGTTGGCAAACAGACTGGTAACGATCAAGCATCGCCGCACGAGGAGAGGACACAGCAGATACGATCTCATGACGAAGAATCTAATGCGTCCAGTTCGATCAAGAATCAAACCCTACGGGAAGAACATAATGCGGAAcctgaggatgatgatgattctgACTGGGGTCAAAGTATGGACAGTAGCCAACGGAGCAGCAGTTTCGACATTACGGATCTGTCCGAGAATCGTTGCAAGGAATTTTCGGAACTCATTCCAACCCAGCTCACAACCGGGCTGGACAATCTTCTGTTCTACTACGTACAGCTCGAGGTAGGTGATGGATACTTTCTGGCACCAACGATCAATGGTGCTAACGTAAAGAATGACATCGTCATGAATCTGTTCCGCAAAACATGCACATTGATTCATGCCACGTTTGAAAATACGAAAAAGTTTCGTAACCTGCTATCCCGAGAATCGTCCAAGCTGAACACACAACGATCGCTGGTAGCGATCAAGGAGCAGGGTATGCTGCTATCCGTTCCGAAAGATCACGGCTCGGGAGAGCGGGTCGAATTTTGGGTCGTCGGACGACTCTTCCACAGTCCAGCCAAGGAGCTGTACGTTTGTCATCGTGCAGATGCGCCACAAAATATGGTAGAATTGGCATTTCGCATCTGTTTAACTTGTGCTGGTTAG
- the LOC128303934 gene encoding lysM and putative peptidoglycan-binding domain-containing protein 3 has product MKRQRVKAVPSSNHVYVEEPYTAEYSDLPLAQHKAPPVEKWLEAQILPGDTLQAIALRFNCSIPQLKKLNKIDKDNEIYARNVIRVPVTPLSILLETLPRVHSSGNSSPKNITHTPPNVSHHVPAVTKATLDEKLILAAVSNASIQPSSSAITQFPKKSSGKHRDARSSEIELEDLHGEADFERDELSSQPLLLSGEYDDSVPQPRSLRLPANDFSCNGSDCDISWICLLVFILALCFAIPLIYVVYVAEHIDKYHHDSFNVNHSSKLSN; this is encoded by the exons ATGAAGCGTCAGCG GGTCAAAGCAGTGCCGAGTAGTAATCATGTTTACGTGGAGGAACCATACACGGCCGAGTATTCAGATTTGCCACTGGCGCAACACAAAGCACCACCCGTAGAAAAATGGCTAGAAGCGCAAATACTACCCGGTGATACTTTGCAAGCTATAGCGCTGCGATTCAACTGTTCG ATACCACAGTTGAAGAAGTTGAATAAAATTGACAAGGACAACGAAATCTACGCACGTAACGTGATTCGTGTTCCGGTGACACCACTCTCGATACTGCTGGAAACACTTCCGCGTGTACACTCGAGCGGGAACAGTAGTccgaaaaacatcacacacactCCACCGAATGTGAGCCATCATGTTCCTGCAGTTACGAAAGCTACGCTGGacgaaaaactcattcttgccGCCGTAAGCAACGCCTCGATTCAACCGAGCAGTAGTGCTATTACACAATTCCCAAAAAAGTCTTCCGGAAAACACAGGGACGCACGATCGAGTGAGATAGAACTTGAAGACTTGCACGGCGAAGCGGACTTCGAACGAGATGAGCTTTCGAGCCAACCGTTGCTACTCAGCGGCGAATATGACGATAGTGTTCCACAGCCGCGCTCACTCCGGCTACCGGCAAACGACTTTTCGTGCAATGGAAGCGATTGTGATATTTCCTGGATTTGTTTGCTCGTCTTTATCCTAGCGCTATGCTTTGCAATTCCACTTATTTATGTAGTGTATGTGGCGGAACACATAGACAAGTACCATCACGATAGTTTTAACGTTAACCACAGCTCCAAATTGTCAAACTGA
- the LOC128301783 gene encoding uncharacterized protein LOC128301783 — protein MEETNKPSCKQQFIDAYSVLVQAISAARFDEFKEFFANESDYELAVQEFRNGFKEALLSKVNRLWDETAIDDNVALLEMLKSKASGRTAKMWRPTGKSVSEQVLPMTVNKLKTSLKFYQHQLEFQKERTEALIYTIETMRSKYRTAQTRRNHLLQQIANEKKTFDATRAQQKSLDHKVNDDLLI, from the exons AtggaagaaacaaataaaccgaGCTGCAAACAGCAATTTATCGATGCGTATAGTGTTTTGGTGCAAGCGATAAG TGCTGCCCGGTTCGATGAGTTCAAAGAATTCTTCGCCAACGAATCGGACTACGAGCTGGCGGTGCAGGAATTTCGCAACGGATTCAAGGAAGCGCTTCTATCGAAAGTAAACAGACTGTGGGATGAAACAGCCATCGACGACAATGTAGCGCTATTGGAAATGTTGAAATCAAAGGCGAGTGGAAGGACGGCCAAAATGTGGCGCCCCACAGGGAAATCCGTCAGTGAACAGGTTCTTCCCATGACCGTAAACAAACTGAAAACGTCGTTAAAATTTTATCAACATCAGCTGGAATTTCAAAAGGAAAGAACAGAG GCACTCATTTATACGATCGAAACAATGCGATCAAAGTACCGAACGGCGCAGACGCGTCGAAACCATTTACTGCAGCAAATTgcgaatgaaaagaaaacgttCGATGCCACTCGTGCGCAACAGAAAAGCCTCGACCACAAGGTAAACGATGATTTACTGATATGA
- the LOC128301782 gene encoding hillarin, whose translation MYRPNFYESTCLRCSEIVYQVDRVGPLKDFTFFHSGCFKCKRCGTKLTLKTYYNNQHNQDDKEVYCCSHVPKSGPGHFDQTSVGIRQALNVPKSTNYVNEQIRGHRNDSIDGQPRLGTPNGYNNGGREGNTPPQNDPDYKYGRFDASALHIAHALKQTEIQKAYDKPREKPIDYYLARDEQAKLEMKHRKEEDDLYRKFARKREEEDRRMQSEIQDEWERELQRLAHKFEKELTTSRRSREDQSMLTLKHEQQKEDLEKNMTIRKTKKKESLTRKLLEHERSETAALVDRQSSEMLELISVRRSEYMQSESIFLDDDINETVVAMEYPLVAPKPAPPALSKFQVYNDPVEFQDVDQIAITVAQEDQKTFTDLVRQLVGRCTSDIEKARTIFRWITVKNLNTMTFDDNLRGDTPMGLLRGIKYGTESYHVLFKRLCSYAGLHCVVIKGYSKSAGYQPGVKFQDSRFRNSWNAVYVAGAWRFVQCNWGARHLVNAKEAPKTGKGKNDSLRYEYDDHYFLTDPREFIYEFFPLQDEWQLLKRPITLTEFENLPFVRSLFFRYGLHFADDGYGAVVYTDDTGAATVRIAMPSDMQGCLIFHYNLKFYDSDEDSFDGVSLKRFVMQSVISNVVAFRVHAPCSGAFLLDIFANAVTPQEYLTGEPMKFKSVCKFKICCEELQTVMVPLPDCASGEWGPTKATRLFGLIPITHPEPLIFAGRSIELQFRMSRPLTDFMATLHKNGIEEKKLSKYVQQSIIDDMITFNISFPEEGQYGLDIYTREVGSVSHNNNSSTEKHLLTHCCKYLINSSKRN comes from the exons ATGTACCGACCGAATTTCTACGAATCAACGTGCCTACGGTGCAGCGAAATCGTTTATCAGGTGGATAGGGTCGGGCCGCTGAAAGATTTTACTTTCTTCCACTCCGGATGCTTCAAGTGCAAACGGTGTGGAACGAAGCTGACGCTCAAGACCTACTACAACAACCAGCACAATCAGGATGATAAAGAG GTTTACTGCTGCTCACATGTACCAAAAAGTGGTCCTGGCCATTTCGATCAAACATCGGTCGGCATCCGGCAAGCACTGAACGTACCGAAAAGCACAAACTATGTGAACGAACAAATCCGGGGTCATCGAAACGACAGCATCGATG GGCAACCGCGACTAGGGACACCAAATGGGTACAATAACGGTGGCCGAGAAGGGAATACGCCACCGCAGAACGATCCCGATTACAAGTATGGACGGTTCGATGCCAGCGCACTGCACATAGCGCATGCCCTGAAGCAAACAGAAATACAGAAAGCATACGACAAGCCACGCGAAAAGCCTATCGATTACTATTTG gCCCGCGATGAGCAAGCGAAGCTAGAAATGAAACATCGCAAAGAGGAGGATGATCTGTACAGAAAATTTGCCCGCAAAAGGGAGGAGGAAGATCGGCGGATGCAAAGCGAGATTCAG GATGAATGGGAAAGAGAACTGCAACGGTTAGCGCACAAGTTTGAGAAGGAACTTACCACCAGCAGACGATCACGCGAGGATCAAAGCATGCTCACCCTGAAACACGAGCAGCAGAAGGAAGATCTGGAAAAGAACATGACCATCcggaagacgaaaaaaaaggaaagcctCACGCGAAAGCTGCTCGAGCACGAGCGCTCCGAAACGGCGGCCCTGGTCGATCGACAGTCGAGCGAAATGTTGGAGCTGATCAGTGTGCGGCGCAGCGAGTACATGCAGAGCGAAAGCATATTCCTGGACGACGACATCAACGAAACGGTGGTGGCGATGGAGTATCCGCTGGTAGCGCCCAAACCGGCCCCACCCGCCCTGAGCAAGTTCCAGGTGTACAACGATCCGGTCGAGTTTCAGGACGTGGATCAGATCGCAATCACCGTCGCGCAGGAGGATCAGAAAACGTTTACCGACTTGGTGCGACAGCTTGTCGGTCGCTGTACGTCCGACATCGAGAAAGCGCGTACCATCTTCCGGTGGATTACGGTGAAGAATCTGAACACGATGACGTTCGACGACAATCTGCGCGGCGACACACCGATGGGTCTGCTGCGGGGCATTAAGTATGGCACGGAGAGTTACCATGTGCTGTTCAAGCGTCTGTGCAGCTATGCGGGTCTGCACTGTGTCGTGATCAAGGGTTACTCCAAGAGTGCCGGTTACCAACCGGGTGTGAAATTCCAAGACTCCAG ATTCCGCAACTCGTGGAATGCCGTGTACGTGGCCGGTGCGTGGCGATTTGTGCAATGCAACTGGGGAGCGCGCCATCTGGTCAACGCGAAGGAAGCGCCGAAGACGGGCAAGGGTAAAAACGATAGCCTGCGGTACGAATACGACGATCACTACTTTTTAACCGATCCGCGGGAATTCATCTACGAGTTCTTCCCGTTGCAAGACGAATGGCAGCTACTGAAGCGACCGATCACGCTGACGGAGTTTGAGAATTTGCCGTTCGTACGTTCGCTGTTCTTCCGCTACGGGTTACACTTTGCCGACGATGGATACGGGGCCGTTGTTTACACGGACGACACGG GTGCGGCCACCGTGCGGATAGCGATGCCGTCCGATATGCAGGGATGTTTGATATTCCACTACAACCTCAAGTTCTACGACAGCGACGAGGATTCGTTCGATGGCGTCTCCCTGAAACGGTTCGTAATGCAGTCCGTCATCAGCAATGTGGTAGCTTTCCGCGTGCATGCGCCATGTTCCGGTGCGTTTCTACTCGACATATTTGCCAACGCCGTTACACCCCAGGAGTATTTAACTGGGGAACCGATGAAGTTCAAAAGTGTGTGCAAATTTAAG ATTTGCTGTGAGGAGCTGCAGACCGTAATGGTACCGTTGCCAGATTGTGCCAGCGGTGAATGGGGACCAACGAAAGCGACCAGACTGTTCGGTCTGATACCGATTACGCATCCG GAACCACTCATCTTTGCCGGACGATCGATCGAGCTACAATTCCGCATGTCACGACCGCTCACGGACTTTATGGCGACACTGCACAAAAACGGTATCGAGGAAAAGAAACTTTCCAAATACGTTCAACAATCGATCATTGATGATATGATCACATTCAACATAAG CTTCCCCGAGGAAGGACAATACGGGCTAGATATTTACACCCGGGAGGTTGGGTCGGtatcacacaacaacaattcCTCCACCGAAAAGCATCTACTCACGCACTGCTGCAAATATCTGATCAACTCATCCAAGCGGAACTAA
- the LOC128301781 gene encoding transcription elongation factor SPT5 has product MSDSGSGSDADSVASNRSRKSGGSNRSVSRSVSRSPQRSRSPSTSQSDNERPRKKQRKDRRRLDDEDDDEDEEEVEDEQEPEGEDLDSEEYDEEEEDDDDNRRGGRKKKKKPDRFGGFIIDEAEVDDEVDEDDEWEDGAQEMGIVSNEIEEVGQTAREIENRRRGTNLWDSHKEDELAEYLKRKYADASVARRQFGDGGEEMSDEITQQTLLPGIKDPNLWMVKCRIGEEKATALLLMRKFLTYQNTDQPMQIKSVVAPESVKGYIYIEAYKQAHVKSAINNVGNLRVGIWKQEMVPIKDMTDILKVVKEQTGLKPKQWVRLKRGIYKDDIAQVDYVDLAQNQVHLKLLPRIDYTRLRGALRATQTEESSDAKRKKRRPAAKSFDPEAIRAIGGELTSDGDFLIFEGNRYSRKGFLYKAFTMSAVLADGVKPTLAELERFEEQPEEINIELAVSSKEDPVTGHSFSMGDNVEVCVGDLMNLQAKIIAIDGSLITVMPKHEELRDPLIFKATELRKYFKTGDHVKVLAGRYEGETGLIVRVEPSRIVLVSDLTMHELEVLPRDLQICTDMATGVDSLGIYQWGDLVQLDAQTVGVIVRLERENFHVLGMHGKVIECKPTALQKRRENRNTIALDWDQNQIRRKDIVKVMEGPHTGRDGEIKHLYRNLAFLHSRMYTENGGIFVVKTRHLQLAGGNKNPMQNSNPMMSPFSGGIMSPRIHSPMHPSGGRGGGGGGPNRGGRGGGRGGGRVSRDREILGRTIRITGGPYKGAVGIVKDATETTARVELHSSCQTISVDRNHITVVDGGATKAGSVSSYMRTPSRTPASSYGAQTPVYSGSKTPLHGSQTPQYDPGSRTPYGSMTPSHDGSMTPRHGAWDPTVSNTPARSNDFDFMEEPSPSPGYNPSTPGYQINTPYAPQTPGNMFNSENYSPYQASPNPSPSPYQVGGYIGTPSPSTYSPATPGAPASPYNPQTPGAGLDPQLGDWFTTDIEVTIRSHGDSDLSGQTGIIRTVNNGDCVVFLPEEDHCVTVPLSNLQPVLPDPGEKFKVIVGEDRETVGEFIDMSGSNEALVMINGQSTLIPMNYMARYREPTKN; this is encoded by the coding sequence ATGTCGGACAGTGGCAGCGGCTCGGAtgcggacagtgtggcatccAATCGTTCTCGCAAAAGCGGTGGCTCGAATCGCTCTGTGTCGCGGTCGGTGTCACGATCACCGCAGCGTTCCCGGTCACCGTCAACGTCGCAATCGGACAACGAGCGGCCAAGGAAGAAACAGCGCAAGGATCGGCGCCGCCTGGACGACGAAGATGACGACGAGGATGAGGAAGAGGTGGAGGACGAGCAGGAACCAGAAGGCGAAGATCTCGACTCGGAAGAGTACGATgaagaggaggaggatgaCGACGACAATCGACGTGGGGGCCgtaagaaaaagaagaaaccggACCGATTTGGTGGATTCATCATCGACGAAGCTGAGGTAGATGACGAGGTGGATGAGGACGATGAGTGGGAAGATGGGGCGCAAGAGATGGGCATCGTTAGCAACGAAATCGAGGAGGTAGGACAGACGGCTCGCGAAATCGAGAATCGACGCCGCGGCACGAATCTGTGGGATTCGCACAAGGAGGATGAACTGGCCGAGTATCTGAAGCGCAAGTATGCGGATGCTTCCGTGGCACGGCGTCAGTTCGGCGATGGTGGAGAGGAAATGTCGGACGAGATCACCCAGCAAACGCTGCTGCCCGGCATCAAAGACCCGAACCTGTGGATGGTGAAATGCCGCATCGGCGAGGAAAAGGCGACCGCATTGCTGTTAATGCGCAAATTCCTCACCTATCAGAACACGGACCAACCGATGCAGATCAAGTCCGTGGTGGCGCCGGAAAGTGTGAAGGGATACATCTACATCGAAGCGTACAAACAAGCGCACGTTAAGTCGGCGATCAATAATGTGGGAAATCTGCGCGTTGGCATCTGGAAGCAGGAGATGGTCCCGATCAAGGATATGACGGATATACTGAAGGTGGTCAAGGAACAGACGGGCCTTAAGCCGAAGCAGTGGGTGCGGTTGAAGCGTGGCATCTACAAGGATGATATCGCCCAGGTGGACTATGTGGATCTGGCCCAAAACCAGGTCCATTTGAAGCTGCTGCCACGCATTGACTATACGCGGCTTCGCGGTGCGCTGCGCGCTACGCAGACGGAGGAAAGTTCAGATGCAAAGCGCAAAAAGCGACGACCGGCGGCAAAATCGTTCGACCCGGAAGCAATCCGCGCGATCGGTGGCGAACTGACGTCGGATGGCGATTTCCTGATCTTCGAGGGCAACCGGTACTCGCGCAAAGGGTTCCTTTACAAAGCGTTCACCATGTCGGCCGTGTTGGCGGACGGTGTGAAGCCAACGCTTGCCGAGCTGGAACGGTTCGAGGAGCAGCCGGAGGAAATCAACATCGAGCTGGCCGTTTCGTCCAAGGAAGACCCGGTGACGGGACACTCCTTCTCCATGGGCGACAACGTGGAGGTGTGTGTGGGAGATCTGATGAATCTGCAGGCGAAGATTATCGCGATCGACGGTTCGCTGATAACGGTGATGCCAAAGCACGAGGAGCTGCGTGATCCGCTCATCTTCAAGGCAACCGAACTGCGCAAATACTTCAAGACGGGTGACCACGTGAAGGTGCTGGCCGGTCGGTACGAAGGCGAAACGGGGCTGATTGTGCGCGTGGAACCGTCGCGCATTGTGCTCGTTTCCGATCTGACCATGCACGAACTGGAGGTACTGCCGCGCGATCTGCAGATCTGCACGGATATGGCGACCGGGGTGGATTCGCTCGGCATCTACCAGTGGGGTGATTTGGTCCAGCTCGATGCACAAACCGTGGGCGTGATCGTACGGCTGGAGCGCGAAAATTTCCACGTGCTGGGCATGCACGGCAAGGTGATCGAGTGTAAACCGACGGCGCTGCAGAAGCGCCGCGAGAATCGCAACACGATCGCACTCGACTGGGACCAGAATCAGATCCGCCGTAAGGACATCGTGAAGGTGATGGAAGGTCCGCACACGGGGCGTGATGGTGAAATTAAGCATCTGTACCGCAACCTTGCTTTCCTGCACTCGCGGATGTACACGGAGAATGGAGGTATTTTCGTGGTCAAAACGCGCCACTTGCAGCTGGCCGGTGGAAACAAAAATCCGATGCAAAACAGCAACCCGATGATGTCACCGTTCAGTGGTGGCATTATGTCACCGCGCATCCACTCACCGATGCATCCGTCCGGTGGgcgaggtggtggtggcggtggcccCAATCGCGGAGGTCGTGGAGGTGGACGCGGTGGTGGTCGCGTTTCGCGCGATCGGGAGATATTGGGCCGTACGATAAGAATCACGGGCGGACCGTACAAGGGTGCGGTTGGTATTGTGAAGGATGCCACGGAAACGACGGCCCGTGTGGAGCTGCATTCGTCCTGCCAGACGATCTCGGTCGATCGGAACCACATCACGGTGGTGGACGGCGGCGCAACCAAGGCAGGAAGCGTTTCGTCGTACATGCGCACACCGAGCCGCACACCGGCCAGCAGCTACGGTGCACAAACGCCAGTATATTCCGGCTCGAAGACACCGTTGCACGGTTCGCAGACACCGCAGTACGATCCGGGCAGCCGTACGCCGTACGGTTCGATGACACCGTCGCACGATGGTTCGATGACACCGCGCCACGGTGCCTGGGATCCGACCGTATCGAACACGCCGGCACGTTCGAATGATTTCGACTTTATGGAGGAACCATCACCGTCGCCCGGCTACAATCCGAGCACGCCCGGGTATCAGATCAACACACCGTACGCACCGCAAACGCCCGGCAATATGTTCAACTCGGAAAATTACAGCCCATATCAGGCCAGCCCGAATCCGAGCCCTTCACCGTACCAGGTCGGTGGGTACATCGGCACTCCATCGCCCAGCACTTACTCGCCGGCCACGCCGGGTGCGCCCGCTTCCCCGTACAACCCACAAACGCCCGGTGCCGGGCTTGACCCGCAACTGGGCGATTGGTTCACGACGGACATTGAGGTGACGATTCGGAGCCACGGCGATTCGGATCTCAGCGGACAGACCGGTATTATACGTACGGTGAACAATGGCGattgtgttgtatttttgcCGGAGGAGGACCACTGCGTGACAGTGCCACTGTCAAACCTGCAGCCGGTACTGCCGGACCCGGGCGAGAAGTTTAAGGTGATCGTTGGCGAGGACCGGGAAACGGTCGGCGAATTTATCGACATGTCCGGCAGCAACGAGGCATTAGTCATGATCAACGGCCAATCGACACTCATCCCGATGAACTACATGGCCCGCTACCGGGAACCGACGAAGAACTAA